A stretch of Bacillus pseudomycoides DNA encodes these proteins:
- a CDS encoding DUF3169 family protein, which translates to MKNRYNKLYSEQCVIYSQSLEMWARNADEGQKHIVHEAGYKAYQFTNGVLA; encoded by the coding sequence ATGAAGAATCGATATAACAAGTTATACTCAGAACAATGCGTTATATATTCACAGTCTCTGGAAATGTGGGCGCGAAATGCAGATGAAGGACAAAAGCATATCGTTCATGAAGCAGGTTACAAGGCATATCAATTTACAAATGGTGTGCTTGCATAG
- a CDS encoding TrmB family transcriptional regulator, giving the protein MLQKFGFSQYESQAYEVVVSSVEPLDATTIVKHSGVPKAKIYEVLARLIDKGMVMDSVSEKKKLYTALPLDLAIQKLTTEFQSNIKELQTNISKRSFTDDRVWSLKMQSSIQVQSKQLVEEAKQSIRISAWNDTFLEYLPLLEEKAKQGLNIEALVVGNVETELKNVHFLIPTEEPNALERYLLLIVDDREILFAGVEQESWQAMKTMSQPFVKFFTEFFYHDVALAKITQKHHDLFMNDEEIRSILMKLRY; this is encoded by the coding sequence ATGTTACAAAAATTCGGTTTCTCACAATATGAAAGCCAGGCATATGAAGTCGTAGTCTCAAGCGTTGAACCACTAGATGCAACAACAATTGTAAAGCATTCAGGTGTTCCAAAAGCAAAAATATATGAGGTATTAGCGCGCCTCATCGATAAAGGAATGGTCATGGATTCCGTCTCAGAAAAGAAAAAGCTATATACCGCCCTGCCACTGGACCTTGCCATTCAAAAATTAACGACAGAGTTTCAATCAAATATTAAAGAACTCCAAACAAATATTTCAAAAAGATCCTTCACAGATGACCGTGTTTGGAGCTTAAAAATGCAATCTTCTATTCAAGTACAAAGTAAGCAGTTAGTAGAAGAAGCGAAACAATCTATCCGTATTTCCGCTTGGAACGATACATTTTTAGAGTACCTTCCTTTGCTTGAAGAAAAGGCAAAGCAAGGCCTTAATATCGAAGCACTCGTAGTTGGTAATGTGGAAACAGAACTAAAAAACGTTCATTTTCTTATTCCAACAGAAGAACCTAACGCACTAGAACGTTACTTACTTCTAATTGTGGATGATCGAGAAATTTTATTTGCTGGGGTAGAGCAAGAATCTTGGCAAGCGATGAAAACGATGTCTCAGCCGTTCGTAAAATTCTTTACAGAGTTCTTTTATCATGATGTAGCACTCGCAAAAATCACACAGAAACATCACGATCTCTTTATGAATGATGAGGAAATACGAAGTATTTTAATGAAGTTGAGATATTAA
- a CDS encoding IS3 family transposase — protein sequence MNRMKLQAIIRKKRPYFVSKEAYVVSKNYLNRDFKAEQPNEKWVTDITYLIFNGKKLYLSAIKDLYNNEIVAYHVSHRHDIQLVIDTLNKAKKQRNVQGILLHSDQGFQYTSRQYNDFLKKHKMKASMSRKANCWDNAYMENFFSHFKAECFNLSSFRSVEEVKFAVHKYIHFYNYHRFQKKLKNLSPYEYRTQAS from the coding sequence ATGAATAGGATGAAGCTTCAAGCGATTATCAGAAAAAAACGACCTTATTTTGTATCAAAAGAAGCATATGTAGTCTCAAAGAATTATTTGAATCGAGATTTCAAAGCTGAACAACCAAATGAAAAATGGGTAACAGATATTACGTATCTTATTTTCAATGGGAAAAAGCTATATCTGTCTGCCATAAAGGACCTTTATAATAATGAAATTGTGGCTTATCATGTTAGCCATCGTCATGATATACAGTTAGTTATTGATACGTTAAACAAGGCAAAAAAACAACGAAACGTGCAAGGGATTCTTTTGCATAGTGATCAGGGCTTCCAGTATACTTCACGCCAATATAATGATTTCCTAAAAAAACATAAGATGAAAGCTAGTATGTCCAGAAAGGCGAATTGTTGGGACAATGCTTATATGGAGAATTTCTTCAGTCATTTCAAAGCGGAGTGTTTTAATCTGAGTTCATTTCGTTCAGTAGAAGAAGTTAAATTTGCCGTACATAAATATATTCATTTTTATAACTATCATCGTTTTCAGAAGAAATTAAAAAACCTGAGTCCATACGAATATCGAACTCAGGCTTCTTAA
- a CDS encoding MFS transporter, protein MNFRVYILAIAAFVVGTVELIIGGTLDLVADDLGVSISAAGQLITIFSVVFALSGPILLAVTGKIERKTLYIGALSIFLIGNIISAFSVNYEMLMFSRVICAASGSLIIALSVTLASSVVEPHFRARAIGIIFMGISGSLVLGVPLGLVLGNAYGWRAPFVLISVLTVIAIASISLFLTKVPPVAVLSVKEQIATLKNKKIVSAQLTSFLFLTGHLTLYAYLTPFLKDVMHVEANWISLFYFIFGIAAVIGGGFGGWLADKWGSKKSIISIIVVFACAIFILPMMTFSFPLFIIMMGLWSMLSWAISPAQQNYLIEIAPESAGIQQSLNNSALHLGIALGSTVGGAVIEQSSVIYNAWVGGGFVILALLCAIFSITRGQSTHVAKKESIV, encoded by the coding sequence TTGAATTTTCGTGTATATATTTTAGCGATTGCGGCATTCGTAGTCGGGACGGTTGAGCTAATTATTGGAGGGACGCTTGATTTAGTAGCGGATGATTTAGGCGTATCAATTAGTGCAGCAGGTCAATTGATTACAATCTTCTCGGTTGTATTTGCTCTATCGGGGCCTATTTTATTGGCGGTGACAGGGAAAATTGAGCGTAAAACATTATATATTGGGGCATTATCTATTTTCTTAATTGGTAATATCATTTCAGCATTTAGTGTGAATTATGAGATGCTTATGTTCTCAAGGGTTATTTGTGCAGCAAGTGGTTCTTTAATTATTGCATTGTCGGTGACATTAGCTTCTAGTGTTGTAGAGCCTCATTTCCGTGCACGTGCAATCGGAATTATTTTTATGGGGATTAGTGGGTCGCTCGTACTTGGTGTACCATTAGGTCTGGTACTTGGGAATGCGTACGGATGGCGTGCGCCATTTGTATTAATTTCGGTATTAACGGTTATCGCAATTGCTAGTATTTCTTTATTCTTAACAAAAGTTCCACCAGTAGCTGTATTGTCTGTAAAAGAACAGATTGCAACTTTGAAAAATAAAAAGATTGTGAGCGCGCAGTTAACATCATTCTTATTTTTAACAGGACATCTAACACTATATGCATATCTAACACCATTTTTAAAAGATGTAATGCATGTGGAAGCGAACTGGATTAGTTTATTTTACTTTATTTTCGGTATCGCAGCAGTAATCGGTGGTGGATTTGGTGGGTGGCTTGCAGATAAGTGGGGCTCTAAGAAAAGTATTATCTCCATTATTGTCGTCTTTGCATGTGCCATCTTTATTTTACCGATGATGACATTCTCATTCCCGTTATTTATCATCATGATGGGACTTTGGAGCATGTTAAGCTGGGCAATTTCACCAGCACAGCAAAACTATTTAATTGAAATTGCACCGGAATCAGCCGGTATTCAGCAAAGTTTAAATAATTCAGCACTTCATTTAGGTATTGCACTTGGCTCAACAGTAGGTGGAGCTGTTATTGAACAATCATCTGTTATATATAATGCTTGGGTAGGCGGAGGTTTTGTCATTTTAGCATTACTTTGCGCAATTTTCTCTATTACGAGAGGACAATCTACTCATGTGGCAAAGAAGGAATCTATCGTTTGA
- a CDS encoding YitT family protein has protein sequence MGQLGDADYVPDTAFLSFPAARTFHLEFIIQLIVIFIASILYAISMNMFFIPHNMISGGFAGVGMIIGYLMHYNIGALIFLLNIPLLILSHFYLGKKTTFLTAYFVAVSSLAMNIIPVHQVSDDILLSSVFGGVICGAASGIIFRFASSTGGFDIVGLIVAKYKDISIGAIIFGFNLVLLVVAGFIFGWDITLYTLISRFVVSKVIDAVHTKHIKLTIMTITEKGEEIKSALLHHGIRGVTMVDAVGGYTNHKKKMIYTVVTRYELGEMKRIIRHVDNHAFMNITETVEIVGRFKRI, from the coding sequence ATGGGTCAATTAGGAGACGCCGATTACGTTCCCGACACCGCCTTTTTATCCTTCCCAGCAGCTAGAACATTTCATTTAGAATTTATAATACAATTGATTGTTATTTTTATAGCTTCCATTTTGTATGCTATTTCAATGAATATGTTTTTTATCCCGCATAATATGATTAGCGGTGGGTTCGCTGGGGTAGGAATGATTATCGGTTATTTAATGCATTATAATATCGGTGCACTTATCTTTTTACTAAACATCCCCCTTCTCATTTTAAGTCACTTTTACTTAGGTAAGAAGACAACCTTTTTAACAGCTTATTTCGTGGCCGTATCATCACTTGCCATGAACATCATTCCAGTACATCAAGTATCAGATGATATTTTACTTTCTTCTGTATTTGGTGGCGTTATTTGTGGTGCAGCCTCAGGAATTATATTCCGATTTGCATCTTCAACGGGTGGGTTTGATATTGTTGGATTGATTGTAGCGAAATATAAAGACATTTCGATTGGTGCTATTATTTTTGGCTTCAACTTAGTCTTACTTGTTGTCGCTGGCTTTATTTTCGGATGGGATATTACACTGTACACATTAATTAGCCGTTTTGTTGTCAGCAAAGTAATCGATGCTGTACATACAAAACACATTAAATTAACGATCATGACAATTACAGAAAAAGGCGAGGAAATTAAAAGTGCACTACTGCATCACGGCATACGTGGCGTGACAATGGTAGACGCTGTCGGCGGCTATACCAACCATAAGAAAAAAATGATTTACACCGTCGTAACCCGTTACGAATTAGGTGAAATGAAACGTATTATTCGTCATGTAGACAATCATGCGTTTATGAATATTACAGAAACCGTTGAAATCGTTGGACGTTTCAAACGTATATAA
- a CDS encoding membrane protein insertase YidC, translating into MLKSYRAVLVSLSLLLVFVLSGCSNTAPIDANSTGIWDHYFVYPISFMLQFVAHHVPGASFGIAIIIITLIVRSAMIPLAVSQYRSQMKMKKMQPELQKLKQKYGNVSKDIEKQKQYQKEMSELMKTGGWNPLAGCLPLLIQMPIFSALYYAISRTEEIRTSSFLWVNLGHADPYHILPILAALATFIQMKIMQSNAQAEEQVPMLKMQQFMMPAMILFMGFAAPSGLVLYWVTGNIFTMMQMIVLRKVMEREEGQLQNA; encoded by the coding sequence ATGTTAAAATCATACCGAGCTGTGCTCGTTAGTTTATCATTATTACTTGTTTTTGTTTTATCGGGGTGTAGCAATACGGCACCAATTGATGCAAATAGCACTGGAATTTGGGATCACTATTTTGTTTATCCCATCTCGTTTATGCTTCAATTTGTTGCGCATCATGTACCTGGCGCCAGTTTCGGGATTGCCATCATTATCATTACGCTTATTGTTCGATCAGCAATGATTCCGTTAGCTGTTTCGCAATATCGCAGTCAAATGAAAATGAAGAAGATGCAACCAGAACTTCAAAAGTTGAAACAAAAATATGGTAATGTAAGCAAAGATATTGAAAAACAAAAACAATATCAAAAAGAAATGTCAGAACTAATGAAAACAGGCGGTTGGAATCCATTAGCTGGTTGCTTACCACTTTTGATACAAATGCCAATTTTCTCGGCATTGTACTATGCGATTAGCCGAACGGAAGAGATTCGTACATCTTCGTTTTTGTGGGTAAACTTAGGACATGCAGATCCGTATCATATTTTACCGATTCTTGCAGCGCTAGCAACATTTATTCAAATGAAAATTATGCAGTCGAATGCACAGGCAGAAGAGCAAGTTCCAATGCTTAAAATGCAGCAATTTATGATGCCGGCGATGATTTTATTTATGGGATTTGCCGCACCATCAGGACTTGTCCTGTATTGGGTTACAGGTAACATATTTACAATGATGCAAATGATTGTGTTAAGAAAAGTGATGGAACGTGAAGAAGGGCAATTACAAAATGCATAG
- a CDS encoding DUF3938 domain-containing protein, with translation MNQNIRYIVAVLFAILGGMICFWTNIQLGEHIAFNGIESLVSASILGGYIFFLINPEENAQKTMLLTMIGIVGGCISYSMTNYTLPLQLSSAFFHGLWTWFIAFCLADVFNLLQDPEEETGRGVESNS, from the coding sequence ATGAATCAAAATATACGCTATATAGTAGCTGTACTGTTTGCTATCCTTGGTGGCATGATTTGCTTCTGGACAAACATTCAGCTTGGAGAACATATCGCTTTTAATGGAATCGAATCACTTGTAAGCGCTTCAATACTAGGTGGATACATTTTCTTCCTCATTAATCCAGAAGAAAATGCTCAAAAAACAATGCTATTAACAATGATCGGAATAGTTGGGGGATGTATCTCCTACTCCATGACAAATTATACATTACCACTTCAATTAAGCTCAGCTTTCTTCCACGGTCTTTGGACTTGGTTCATCGCATTTTGCCTAGCAGATGTATTTAACCTATTACAAGATCCAGAAGAAGAGACTGGACGCGGAGTCGAGAGTAACTCTTAA
- a CDS encoding helix-turn-helix domain-containing protein — protein sequence MGKIKRTYDETFKKKAIDLYFKESMGYTQIGKELGIDEKNVRRWVKRFKEEGIKGLEEKRGKATGRKKGRPRNCPKEPTERIKYLETENEMLKKLLGM from the coding sequence ATGGGGAAAATTAAAAGAACATATGATGAAACATTTAAGAAAAAAGCGATAGATTTATATTTTAAAGAAAGCATGGGGTATACCCAAATAGGAAAAGAATTAGGCATTGATGAAAAAAACGTACGTAGATGGGTAAAACGTTTCAAAGAAGAGGGAATCAAAGGTTTAGAAGAAAAACGAGGAAAGGCTACTGGAAGAAAAAAAGGGAGACCTAGAAATTGTCCAAAGGAGCCTACAGAAAGAATCAAATACCTAGAAACAGAGAATGAAATGCTAAAAAAGCTATTGGGAATGTAA
- a CDS encoding amino acid permease produces MHHDEKNKIGLTVALSIVVGTIIGSGVFMKPGSVLDYSGSSNMAILAWVIGGLLTLASGLTVAEIGAQIPKNGGLYTYLEEIYGSFWGYLSGWMQTIVYGPAIIGTLGLYFSSLVINFFYLDQSWNLPIAIGTVVFLGVVNSIGTKYGGIVQTITTVGKMIPIVLIVVLGFWKGNSDIFNVVVPISENQSIGMAILATLFAYDGWILLASIGGEMKNPTKLLPKAMTIGILIVTAAYVLINLALLNVLPAPKIVDLGENATATAAGILLGEHGGKIISIGIIISIFGCLNGKILTFPRIPMSMAERGQLPFSKFIAKAHEKFKTPANAITFEIILGIILMIISDPNKLSEVSVFIIYIFYVMTFIGVFILRKRNEGKDRAYSVPLFPIVPILAILGSLFVIGSAIINDPLSCFLSIGMVFTGLPVYWYLNKKKETGV; encoded by the coding sequence ATGCATCATGATGAGAAAAACAAAATTGGTTTAACCGTAGCACTATCTATCGTTGTAGGGACTATTATTGGATCTGGTGTGTTTATGAAACCAGGGAGCGTATTGGATTACTCAGGGAGCTCTAATATGGCAATTCTCGCTTGGGTAATAGGTGGATTGTTAACATTAGCTAGCGGTTTAACGGTAGCTGAAATTGGAGCGCAAATTCCGAAAAATGGTGGCTTGTATACGTATTTAGAGGAGATTTATGGGAGCTTTTGGGGGTATTTATCTGGCTGGATGCAAACAATTGTATATGGCCCAGCTATTATTGGGACATTAGGTTTATATTTTAGTTCTTTAGTGATTAACTTTTTCTATTTAGATCAATCATGGAATTTACCGATAGCCATTGGAACAGTTGTATTCCTTGGTGTTGTAAATAGCATTGGAACGAAATATGGGGGCATTGTCCAAACCATTACGACAGTCGGAAAGATGATTCCAATTGTATTAATTGTTGTGTTAGGTTTTTGGAAAGGGAATAGTGATATCTTTAATGTAGTTGTACCAATATCGGAAAATCAAAGTATTGGGATGGCGATTTTAGCAACGCTATTTGCATATGATGGCTGGATTTTACTTGCTTCTATCGGCGGTGAAATGAAAAATCCAACTAAGTTATTACCGAAGGCGATGACAATAGGGATTTTAATTGTAACAGCTGCTTACGTATTAATTAATTTGGCATTATTAAACGTTCTACCAGCACCGAAGATTGTAGACCTTGGAGAAAATGCGACAGCTACAGCAGCAGGTATACTTCTTGGAGAACATGGCGGGAAAATCATTAGTATCGGTATCATTATTTCTATTTTTGGTTGCTTAAACGGAAAGATTTTAACATTCCCGCGTATTCCAATGTCAATGGCGGAACGGGGACAGCTTCCATTTTCTAAGTTTATTGCAAAAGCGCATGAGAAATTTAAAACACCTGCAAATGCAATTACGTTTGAAATCATATTAGGGATTATTTTAATGATTATTAGTGATCCAAATAAGCTATCTGAGGTTTCCGTATTTATCATTTATATTTTCTATGTGATGACATTTATCGGTGTCTTTATTTTACGAAAACGAAATGAAGGAAAAGATCGTGCATATAGCGTACCGTTATTCCCAATCGTACCAATTTTAGCGATTTTAGGGTCGTTATTTGTAATTGGAAGTGCGATTATTAATGATCCGCTAAGCTGTTTTTTATCGATTGGAATGGTATTTACAGGTCTTCCTGTTTATTGGTATTTAAATAAGAAAAAAGAAACTGGGGTGTAA
- a CDS encoding IS3 family transposase, whose translation MSKGMRSIQLLCKIAEVSRSGYYKWLKRQSTPSPNEIEDEKIKKKIMECYKQVKGIYGYRRITVWLRMKHGLIVNHK comes from the coding sequence ATGTCCAAAGGTATGCGTTCAATACAACTACTATGTAAAATTGCGGAAGTATCTAGAAGCGGATACTACAAGTGGTTAAAAAGACAAAGCACCCCTTCACCGAACGAGATAGAAGATGAAAAAATAAAGAAAAAAATTATGGAATGTTATAAACAAGTAAAGGGTATCTATGGATACCGAAGAATAACTGTGTGGTTAAGGATGAAACATGGGCTCATTGTAAATCATAAGTGA